Below is a window of Clavibacter michiganensis subsp. tessellarius DNA.
GTTGCGCTCGGCGAACGCGGGGTCCATCTTGAGCGCCGCCATGGAGGTGCGGACGTCCTTGATCCACCCGCGGATGGCCGGGGCCTCGCCGTCGATCGCGGTCTTGGCGGTGCGGAGGAAGTTCGTCGTGGTGACGCCCGGGATCTCGACCGGGTACTGCATGGCCAGGAAGAGACCCGCGCGGGCGCGCTCGTCCACCGTCATGTCGAGGACCTCGACGCCGTCGAGCGTGATGGAACCGGAGTCGACGTGGTACTTCGGGTGGCCCGAGATCGTGTACGCCAGCGTGGACTTTCCCGAGCCGTTGGGGCCCATGATCGCGTGGATCTCGCCCTCGTTGATCGTGAGGTCGACGCCCTTGAGGATCTGCTTGCGACCCTGCTCGGTGTCGACGCTGACGTGCAGGTCGGTGATGGTGAGAGTTGACATGCGTGCGGTTCCTCTAGCTCTTCGGGGTGGTGTCGATGTGGATGTCGCCGTCCACGATCGACACGGGGTAGACGGGGACGGGCTCGTACGCCGGCAGAGTGCGCGGCTTGCCCGTCTCGAGGGAGAACTTCGACCCGTGGGCCCAGCACTCGAGGGTGTCGCCCTCGACGAACCCCTCGGCCAGCGAGATGTCGCCGTGCGTGCAGGTGTCGCCGATGGCATGCACGGTGCCGGAGGAGTCCTTCACGAGCGCGATGGCGAGGCCCTCGATCTCGATGCGGAGCGCCTCGTTCTCGCCCAGCTCGTCGACGGCGCAGATGCGGACGGCGGTCATCGGACGACCGCCCCGGTGGTCGTGCCGGCCAGCTCGGCCTCGATGGCGGCCTGCAGCCGCTCCTCGAGGTCGGGGACGCCGATCTGCTGCACGATCTCGCTGAGGAAGCCGCGCACGACGAGGCGGCGCGCCTCCTCCTCGGTGATGCCGCGGGCCTGCAGGTAGAAGAGCTGCTCGTCGTCGAAGCGGCCCGTGGCGCTCGCGTGACCGGCGCCGGCGATGTCGCCGGTCTCGATCTCGAGGTTCGGGACCGAGTCGGCGCGCGTGCCGTCCGTGAGGACCAGGTTGCGGTTCTGCTCGTAGGAGTCGGTGCCGGGCGCGGAGCGGCGGATGAGCACGTCGCCGATCCACACGGTGCGCGCGCCCTTCCCCTGCAGCGCGCCCTTGTAGGTCACGCGGCTGCGGGTGTTCGGGGCGTCGTGGTCCACGTACACCTGCTGCTCGAGGTGCTGGCCCGCGTCGGCGAAGT
It encodes the following:
- a CDS encoding non-heme iron oxygenase ferredoxin subunit, translated to MTAVRICAVDELGENEALRIEIEGLAIALVKDSSGTVHAIGDTCTHGDISLAEGFVEGDTLECWAHGSKFSLETGKPRTLPAYEPVPVYPVSIVDGDIHIDTTPKS
- the sufC gene encoding Fe-S cluster assembly ATPase SufC; protein product: MSTLTITDLHVSVDTEQGRKQILKGVDLTINEGEIHAIMGPNGSGKSTLAYTISGHPKYHVDSGSITLDGVEVLDMTVDERARAGLFLAMQYPVEIPGVTTTNFLRTAKTAIDGEAPAIRGWIKDVRTSMAALKMDPAFAERNVNEGFSGGEKKRNEVLQLELLKPKFAVLDETDSGLDVDALKIVSEGVNRAKANTGLGLLLITHYTRILRYIQPDFVHVFVAGRVAEQGGRELADRLEEEGYDRFLTPSTTVDA